Genomic DNA from Paenibacillus donghaensis:
AAACAGGTAGACTGCTGCGGATAATGCCAGCAGCGCGAGCAGGAGAGCGCCTTGCAGGCTGAGCAGCTCAGGCAGCCGGCTCCAGGTGAAGGTGGTCTGCTGCGCGGCTGTTTGTGCGCCATCCGGCTCGGCAAGCACCGGAAGCTCGTTTGCGCGCAGTGCCTGCAGCGGCTTCCATACTAGCAGCGTAAGCACCGCAGCGTATAAGCTGTGCAGCAGCCGGACTGCAGCCATCGGCAGGAAGCGGACTCCCGCCGGCTTCAGCAGCGTTAGCGCCTGAAGCTGCGCGCAGATGCCGCTCCAGCCGAGTGCAGCTGACAGCAGGACCATGGCCGGCAAGCTGCCGTTCAGGCTGCCGCTGTAGCCTGCTTCAGCGGTAATGGCGGCTGCGCCGAGGTGAAGCTCCAGCAGAGCGGCCGGAAAAGCGGGAGACAATAAGGGCAAGGCCTTCGTCAGCAAGCTGATGACCACGGCGAACATGATGATGTAACCTCCGGCAATCATCAACTGCTGGACTGCGGCAGCGACCGATTCTCCCAGCAGCTTGCCGAAGCTGCGGCCATCGCGGCGATGGGCCTCTTCTGCAGCCAGCGCCATACGTCTATAGAGGGGTTTCCTGGAAGGCGGCGGTGTGCTAGCTTCGCGCCGCTGGAACAAGGAAGCGGTGAATCCTGCCAACAGTCCCGAGCTCCAGTGGATAAGTAGCAGAATGTACCCTGACGTGGGGCTGTGCAGGAAAGCGACGCCGATTACAATCAGCACCGTCACCGGGCTGGCAAAGTGGGCCAGCGCAGCCAAGCGGCCGGCTTCTTTGCTCGTTAGGCTTCCCTGCTGATGCAGCTGGCCTGTGCCTCCTGCCCCCGCCGGGAAGCCGGCGGTCATGCCCAGCGCCAAGGTCCAGGAGGCTGCCCCGGGCAGCCGGAATACCCGGGTCATAAGCGGCTCCAGCAGCACACCGAAGCCATGCACGAAGCCGGAGGCGGTCAGCATTTCGGAGAGGATCAGAAACGGCAGCAAGGCCGGAAAAACAAGGGTCCACCACAGCTTCAGCCCCTTTAGGGAGGCTTCAAAGGAGGCTTCCGGTGACAGTACGATGGCTACCGCGAGTAGAATGGCGGCGGCGCCTGACAATAAGGGCAAGGATCCGGCGGCAAGGCGGCGGATTCCGCTTTTGTGCATGGTTCAGACCTCCTTTTCATAACCTAAGGCGTACGGAGATATTATCAATTTATGCAGGGCTGACAACCCTCATGACAAGCCAGTCCAAGTTAGCCATAGAAGCATATGCACCGCAGGAAAGAAGGGACGTGCAGTGAAGCAGCCTAAGTCCAGAATGGGATTACGCATCGCAGCTTACCTGTTCACAATTATCATCATTACTTATGTAGGTGTATTTATGAATACACCGTATATCGTCTACCAGCCCGGCAGTGCCTCTGAGGTGGCTCCGATGGTGAAGGTGGAGAATGCCGACGATTCAGAACAGGGTACCTTTATGATGACGACAGTGTCGGCCAGCTATGCGAATGTAGCGTTACTGGTGGCCTCTTATTTCAATAAATACGCTGAGGTCGTGACCAAGGAATCACGTCTCGGGGATAAAACCGAAGAAGAATATGCTGCCACCCAGGTCTACTATATGGACAGCTCACAGTCGCTTGCGGTTCAGGCCGCTTATACAGCGGCAGGTATTCCATATGAAGACGTAGTGGACTATATGTATGTGATTTCGCTTACCGATCCGGCCAACCAGGATAAGCTTCAGCCGGGCGACCGGATTGAGAGCGTGGACGGCACAGCTGTTACCGATCCCGATAGCTTGTCCAAGCTGCTGGCTGCATCCCAGATCGGTGACAAGGCCACTGTTACGCTGCTGCGTGCCGGCAAGGAACTGAAGGAGCAACTGACGCTGATTGAAGTTAAGGACTCTGCCGATGCGGCAGGCCGTCCCGGATTTGGAATAACGATCGGCGCCCTGCAAAAGGTAGAGCCTCAGCGTGAAGGCGTGGATGTTAGTTTCGCCAGTACCAATGTGGGCGGACCATCCGCGGGGTTGATGTTCTCGATGGAGATTTACAACCAGCTGGTGCCGGGCGATTTGACCAAGGGCTACCGGGTGGCCGGAACAGGCACAATCAATGCGGCCGGGGAAGTGGGCGCGATTGGTGGTGTCAAGCATAAGATAGTGGCGGCGGAGCGCGAGGAGGCCGAGATCTTTTTTGTGCCTATCAAGAATTATGCGGAAGCCAAGGCGCGTGCAGACCAAATAGGCACAAGCATGAAGCTGGTGCCGGTCTCCTCGATGAATGAGGCGTTGAAATATATGGAGGAGCTTCCGGCTAAAAAATAATCGGCGGCTCCAGATAGTCGCGGTAGAGGTCGGCCCGCAGCGGCTGCCTGAACGCTCCTGCATAAGCGGAAGCTGCCTGAATATCGCGCTCCAGCTGGGGCAGGCTGCTTAATGACGGACGGATGATGACAGGCAGGGTTGCGCTGTGCTTCATTCGCTTCAGCAGCTCCCGGCCGCTCTGGCGGAAACCGAGCACCCGGATATATTGTGGTCCCTGTGCGAGCACGGACGGTGCCAGTTCCTCCTTGGAGTGGCCGAGCAGGCTATGGACGAGCAGGCGCTGCAGCCGGGTATGGGTGTAGCGTTTGCTCTTTAAGGCGTCAAGCAGGCCGGATACGGTGAACTCGGGAAGCTGGGACAGAACCCGCAACAGCCGGTTCTCCAGCCCTTCGTTCATATCATGCAGCCCGCGCAGTTCGGCCGCTCTGCTTGTCGTAAGGAGATGGAGCAGCGGGACGCGGAAATGCTCCAATGTAACCGGGCCTCTGCCTGCCGCATGCTCTCTCTCCAAGATGGACACGCTATATTCCGGCAGGTAGGCAGCCGCAGAGGCATCTTCCCGCAGCAGCTTGCGGATGGCGGTGGCGCTGGCAATGCTTGCTCCAGCCTCAGCAGGGCTGTGGAAGCCCGCTCCGGTGCGCGGCACAGTCAGCGGCTGCATGCGGCTGCCGAGCCGCCGTAGTGCGATCAGGTAATGCAGCCCCAGGCTGTTGTTCGGCTGGCGCAGTAGCTCGGAGGCATCCTGCGGTTTCTCCTCTCCCATGATAAGGCCCTCCCAAGCCTGCGCCGCCGCTGCGCTGTAAGCGGCGGGGAAGCTCTCGCCCAGCGCCAGCCGGCGGGCGAGCTCGTGCTGAAGTTCGCTGCTCTCATCGGCCAGGAATCTGGCCAGGGGCAGCAGCGAACGCAGCGTGCCTGCTTCGGAGCCGAAGCACAGGCTGTCCGCGACGCCGGTCGCTTCCAGCAGAGAGACAGCTCCGAAGGCAAACCACTCTGCCGGCTGGACGGCATACGCCACCGGCAGCTCAAGGACCAGATCGGCGCCCATATGCAGCGCCATCTCGGTGCGCGCCTGCTTGCTGACCGCCGCCGGCTCGCCGCGCTGGGTGAAGGGACCGCTCATGATGACAATGCTATGCTCAGCGTCTGAGAGTCTTTTGGCTTCGTTATAGTGATGTACATGTCCGTTATGTAAAGGATTATATTCGGCGATAATGCCAACCGTTGTCACAGCTGTCTCACTCCAGGTTTTGTAGTATTGGGGTTTCCCATGGTTACATCATAGTTTGTCTGCCCGCCTGAAACAATATTTTAGCTAGTCGAATTCACAGATTGAGTGGCGAAACAGTATCTATATTAGGCGATTTTTTCCGTTCTGGGGCTCCGATACAGGATTCAACTTACTACGGAGTAACCTTAAAAGGCTATGGGGAGTAATTAGATGCGAAAGTGCAGCTAATTTCAGCTGAAACTACTGTTATCGAGCGAATAAGTGCGAATCTGCAACTATTTTCGAGTAAATGGTTACTTGAACGCTCCGAATCCCAAATTAGCTGCGTATTCGCACTTATTTGCTCCAAAACAGAAAAAAACGGTGAATTAGCTGCGTATTCGCACTTAAATCCGGTGGCCGCAGACTTATGTGGCGATCAAGAAGCTTAGTCTTTGATACTACAGGCGACAATCGCTCGAACTTAATATAAAGGGAAAATGGTTGACAAAGTTATGTAAATATAGGTATAATAAATTTTGTTTGTTTGGAGTGATAATTATGAAGATTCACTTTCGCAAAATTGCGAATGCCGACGAGCCTTTACAGCTCCATGAAACGGTGGATGTTAGTAGGGTTGTCAAAGGGCGCAAGGATATTCTGGCTGTTGCACCACTCTCAGTAGACCTTAAAGCGCTGCCCGCGGGAGCCGATTGTGTGAACGTGGTGGGGAAGCTGAGTGGTGAGGTGGACATGTTATGTTCACGCTGTCTCACAGAGGTGAAGCGACCGATGAATGTTCCTTTTGCCGAGACTTTCAAGTGGCTTAAGCAGCCGGTTCTTCCGGACGATGAAGATGAGGAACTCATTTACATCAAGGATGAGAGTGTGGATCTTATCCCCTATGTGGAAGAAAATTTCGTACTGCACTTGCCGGATTCGGTATTGTGCAAGGCAGAATGTCTTGGTCTTTGTCAGAAATGCGGACAGAACTTGAACGAAGGCACCTGCAGTTGCGACAACACAGTGATTGATCCTCGATTCGCTGGGTTGAAAGACTTTTTCAAATGAATAACAACAAGCACACCCTGCTGGACTCAGCGGGTTGAACCAACTAACTTAACAGGAGGTGTATCACAAATGGCAGTACCTCAACGGAGAACGTCCAAAACACGCCGTGACAAACGCCGCACCCACTTCAAACTGGTTGTGCCGGGCATGGTGAAATGCGAACAATGCGGAGAGCTGAAACTGGCTCACCACGTATGCAAAGTTTGCGGAACTTACAAAGCAAGAGAAATCATCAAACAATAGTTTGAATAAGTAACAGACGGATGCTTTCCTAATTCATGGGGAGGCATCCGCTTCATTTATTTGGGAGTGGTACTTCATCATGTTGGTGAGGTGCTATTTTTTTGCCGAAATAGCTGCTTGGAAGTCAAAGCTTTATTTTTGCTGCGGCATGCTTTATACTACATATTAGTACCTGGTTCTAATTATTATCCAATACTCGCACTGATAAGGACAGCGGCCATTTCCCCGGCGGAATGCGTGGATGTCTGCATGTGCCAGGAGGTGAGCCGTCCCATGGAGCGGATGTCCAAGAAAGACCGTCAGCAGACACTGATGCAGATCATTGCAGGCAACCCGTTTGTGACTGACAGAGAGTTGACAAGACAACTGAAGGTCAGCATTCAGACGATCCGGCTGGACCGGCTGGAGCTGGGAATTCCCGAGCTGCGCGAACGGATGAAGCAGATGGCGGAGCATTCCCATGATCAGGTGCGTTCATTGCCTGCGGATGAGATTGTCGGCGATATTGTTGACTTGCAGCTGGACAAGAGCGGCATTTCCATATTCGAAATCAAGGAAGACCATGTCTTCTCCAGAAATAACATTGCCCGGGGACATTATGTATTCGGACAAGCCAACTCGCTGGCGGTTGCTGTGATCAACGACGAGATCGCATTGACGGCTTCGGCCGATATCCGCTTTGTGCGGATGGTCAGACTAGGCGAGAAATGCATCGCCAAGGCGCAGGTCCGTTCCCTTGCAGGCCGCGGAGGCAAAGCAGAGGTGGACGTCTTCACCTATGTGGGGGAAGAGCTGGTATTTCAGGGCCATTTTGTAGTCTACCGGTCCGCTATAGAAGAGAACAGTGAAGGGGGAAACCGCAATGCGGATCGCCATTGATGCGATGGGCGGGGACAACGCTCCTGAATGTAACGTAGAGGGTGCGTTGTCCGCGGCCGCGGAGTGGAAAGACACGCAGATCGTGCTGGTCGGCGATGAAGCGAGACTTGCGCCGCTGCTGAAGAACAAACCGGACAATGTAAGTGTGCGTCACGCTGCCGACGTTATCGGCGCTGAAGACGAGCCGGTGAAGGCCGTTCGCCGCAAAAAGGATTCATCCATGGTGGTTGCCGGCCGGATGGTACGCGAGGGAGAAGCGGATGCGATGATCTCCTCCGGCAATACCGGAGCGCTGATGACGACCGGACTGCTTATTGTAGGCCGGATGCAGGGCATCGAACGCCCGGCGCTCGCGCCGATGATTCCTACGCTTGATGACGTGGGAGTGCTGGCACTTGATCTTGGCGCCAATATGGATGCAACGCCGCAGCATCTTGCCCAGTACGCCCTGATGGGCAGTGTTTATCGCAGCAAGGTTCACGGCATTCAGAAGCCGAGAGTAGGACTGCTGAACGTCGGCACAGAGCCGGGCAAAGGCAATGAATTGACCAAGGAAGCTTATCCGCTGCTGGAGAATCTGGCTGGTATTCATTTTGTCGGCAATGTCGAAGCGCGTGATGTCTTAACCGGAAATTGCGATGTGCTGGTCTGCGACGGCTTCGCCGGGAATATCCTGCTGAAGACGCTGGAAGGAACGGCTGGCGCGATGTTCAAGCTGCTCAAGGAGCAGTTCAGCCGTTCGTTGAAGACCAAGCTGGGCGCAGCGATGCTGATGCCTGAGCTGAGAAGCCTCAAGGGCAAGATGGATTACAAGGAGCACGGTGGCGCACCTTTGCTTGGCCTTAGCGGCCTGGTGGTGAAGGGCCACGGCTCTTCAGACGGCACGGCGGTCAAGAATGCAGTCAGACAGGCGAGAATCGCCCTGATGGCAGACCTGGTCCCCAGTATATCTAAGGAAATTAGTGGGAAGTGAGTGAGAACATGAAACAGTTGCGGCCAGTAGGAATCCTTGGTACAGGTAAATATGTACCCGAGAAGATTTTGACCAACAGTGACCTGGAGAAGATTGTAGACACCAATGATGAATGGATTGTTACCCGCACGGGAATCCGGGAGAGACATATCGCCGCTCCTGAGGAGGCCACTTCGGATCTTGCCTATCAGGCTGCGCTGAACGCGCTGAAGTCGGCAGGTATGAAGGCGGAAGACCTTGATCTTATTATTATTGCAACGGTAACACCGGATCATACTTTTCCATCTACAGCCTGTATCCTTCAGGATAAGCTGGGCGCCAAGGGAGCCGCGGCTTTTGACCTGTCGGCAGCCTGCTCTGGATTTGTCTATAGTCTGGCCACAGCGGTGGGATTCATCCAGAACGGGATGTACAACAATGCGCTGATTATCGGTGCGGATACCTTGTCGCGGATTACGGATTACACCGACCGCAATACCTGCATTCTGTTCGGCGACGGAGCCGGTGCGGTTATTATCGGTGAAGTGCCGGAAGGGCGCGGCTTCCAATCGTTTGATCTGGGAGCTGAAGGCTCCGGCGGCAGCCTGCTGAATCTCGAAGCGGGCGGCTCCCGTCATCCGGCCTCGCAGCAGACTGTAGAGAATAAGAAACATTTCATCTATATGAACGGCCGTGAGGTGTTCAAGTTCGCGGTGCGGATGATGGGCTCGGCCACCGAACGCGTGCTGACCAAGGCCGGGATCACCAAGGATGATATCGATCTGTTTGTGCCGCATCAGGCCAACATCCGGATTATCCAGTCCGCGATGCAGCGTCTGGATTTGCCTGTGGAGAAGGTTGTTATTAATGTAGATAAGTATGCGAATACCTCAGCGGCCTCCATTCCGCTGGCATTGGTTGAAGCTGCAGAAGCGGGCCGCATGAAGGCCGGAGACACGGTGCTGATGGTTGGATTTGGCGGCGGCCTGACTTGGGGCGCATCCGTGCTGATCTGGTAAGCGGAACGTTAGGGAAGGAGATTAGTTATTTTGGGTAAAATAGCATTTGTATTTCCCGGGCAAGGTGCACAGGCAGTTGGCATGGGTAAGGATGTATATGATGCGAAGCCGAAGAGCCGCGAGGTGTTTGAGGAAGGCGATAAAGTGCTTGGTTTTGCGCTCAGCCAGCTTGTTTTCACAGGACCTGAGAGTGAACTGAAGCAGACGGTGAATACACAGCCGGCCCTGCTCACAACAAGCGTAGCTTATTACAGAGCCATGCTTGATATGGGGGTTAAGCCGGATTATGTGGCTGGACACAGTCTGGGGGAATACAGCGCGCTTGTGGTGGCCGGTGTATTGTCTTACAGCGATGCCGTTCGGCTGGTGCGGCTGCGCGGACAGTTTATGGAAGAAGCGGTTCCAGAAGGACAGGGGGCAATGGCGGCGGTGCTTGGCGCCGACCGCGAAGCCTTGAACGAGCTGTGCCGGTTGATTACGGCAGAGAGCGGTCTTGTGGAGCTGGCCAACATTAACTGTCCCGGCCAGATCGTCGTTTCCGGTTCGGAAGCGGGCGTCAGTGCAGTCGTGCAGCGCGTGAAGGAAGCCGGCGGCAAGCGGGCGATCCCGCTGGAGGTCAGCGGACCGTTTCACTCTTCGCTGATGAAGTCGGCCGCAGACCGCTTGGCGGTAGAGTTGCAGCAGGTTACTCTCAATAAGCCTGCAGTTCCGGTTGTAATGAATGTTACGGCTGCGCCGGTGACCGATCCCGAAGAGATCCGTGAGCTGCTGGTCCGCCAGGTCTACTCGCCGGTGCTCTGGCATGACAGTGTGGACTATCTGATTGCTAACGGGGTAGATACCATTGTCGAGATTGGATCGGGTAGTGTGCTGACAGGCCTGGTCCGCAAGATAGACAAAGGACTGAAGCTGATTAATATCAACAGTTTGGAAAGTACCCAGGCTGCCTGGTAGCAGACCTTGCAGCGATTTGAAAGGAGCTTCCCTATGTTCTCAGCATTAAAGGGCCAGACGGCTCTGGTTACCGGCGGTTCACGCGGAATTGGCCGCAGCATCGCGCTTGCGCTTGCAGAGCACGGCGTTAAGGTCGCTGTGAATTATGCCGGAAATGAAGCCGCCGCCCTGGATACCGTAGCCCGGATCGTAGAACTCGGCTCGGAAGGCATTGCCCTGAAGGGTGATGTCGGCAACCTGGAGCAGGCTGACAGTCTGGTCAAGGAAGTGATTTCCACCTGGGGCAGAATCGACATTCTTGTCAACAATGCCGGGATTACCAGGGACAATCTGATCATGCGCATGAAAGAAGAAGAATTCGATCAGGTTATTGAAACGAATCTGAAGGGTGTGTTCAACTGCCTCAAGGCAGCTACTCGTCCGATGATGAAGCAGCGTTACGGGCGGATCATCAATATCTCTTCAATTATTGGTGTGACCGGCAATCCGGGTCAGGTGAACTACTCAGCTGCCAAGGCAGGGGTGATCGGGATGACCAAAGCCGCGGCGCGCGAGCTGTCTTCACGGGGAATTACTGTGAACTGTATCGCACCCGGCTTCATTGAGACCGAAATGACCCACCAGTTGTCCGATGAAGTCCGCCAGGAGCATGAGAAGGGGATTCCCCTTGCTCGGCTCGGGCGGCCGGAGGACATTGCCATGACGGCGGTATTCCTGGCCTCGGAAGGCGCAGCCTACATGACCGGCCAGACGCTTCACGTGGATGGCGGGATGTACATGTAGGGCCAGGCTGAAATGCTTTCATAGGTCCCGGACGTTTCTTGAATGGGCTCTATGGTATTTTGACCTCATATCTCGTATAATACCAAAAGAGGAGGTGAACCGGATGTCCGATGTATTGGAGCGTGTAAAACGCATTGTCATCGACCGCTTAGGAGCCGATGAAGCCGAAGTAACATTAGAAGCGTCTTTCAAAGACGATTTAGGTGCTGATTCTCTAGATGTAGTAGAATTGGTTATGGAGCTTGAAGACGAATTTGATATGGAAATCTCTGATGAAGATGCAGAGACAATTACGACTGTGGGTGAAGTTGTGAAGTACATACAATCTCATACCTAAGGTCATATGATGGGAGTCCCGTTCCTGCTAGGGCGGGGCTCCTCTTTAATTTATAGGAGCATCCGGCATTTAAGGACTGCTTAATGAACATTGAATTAGAACAATACCAGAGCCGCTTAGCGCATGAAGCCGCGGTGACTTCAGTTTATATAGTGAGCACATAATACGGTTTGTTGAAGTAAACAACCTACAGATGGGGTGATTGCGTTTGAGTCATAGAGTGGTTGTTACCGGTATGGGTGTAGTGACATCCTTAGGCAAGGATCTGGAAACGTTCTGGGAGAGCCTGATGAGCGGTAAATCCGGCGTATCCAGGGTTGAAACTTTTGATGTCAGTGAGTACACTACACAAATTGCAGCTTCAGTCAAAGATTTTGATCCCGAGGCTTTATTCGGCCGTAAGGAAGCCCGCAAGATGGACCGTTTCGTCCAGTTCGCGGTTGCTGCCGGCCAAGATGCATTGAAGGACAGCGGCCTTGTGATCGGCGAGGATATTGATGCTGAACGAATTGGTGTATCTGTCGGCTCCGGTATCGGAGGCTTGGGTACTTGGGAAGATCAGCATAATCTGCTGCTGGAGAAGGGTCCGAAACGGGTCAGCCCGTTCTTTATTCCCATGATGATTGCGAACATGGGCTCCGGTCAGCTGTCGATTAATTTGGGTGCCAAGGGACCCAACACAACGAATGTTACCGCATGTGCCACTGGCAGCCATTCCATTGGCGAGTCCTACCGCTTCATCCAGCGCGGTGATGCCGATGCGATGATCTGTGGGGGTTCGGAAGCAACAATCCGTCCGACCGGAATGGCAGGCTTCTGCGCCATGCGTGCGATGTCCACCCGCAATGACGAGCCGGAGAAAGCGAGCCGTCCATTTGATACGGACCGCGACGGTTTTGTTATGGGTGAGGGTGCAGGCATTCTGGTGCTGGAATCGTTGGAGCATGCCCAGAAACGCGGGGCAAGAATCTATGCCGAGATCATCGGCTACGGTCTGAGCGGTGACGCTCACCATATGACGGAACCGGACCCGGACGGTGCAGCACGCTGCATGAAGATGGCGATCCGCGACGCCGGGATTCAGCCGGAGGAGATTGATTACATCAATGCTCACGGAACCTCGACCCCTGTGGGCGACCGTTCCGAAACGTTGGCTGTGAAGAAGGCGCTGGGCGACCATGCGTATAAGGTGGCCATCAGCTCCACGAAATCGATGACCGGCCATTTGCTGGGTGCGGCAGGGGGCGTGGAAGCGATTATCTGCGGCTTGTCGCTGCAGAAGGGCATCATAACACCTACGATCAACCTGGAGAACCAGGACCCGGAATGCGATCTGGATTATGTGCCGAATGTGCCGCGTGAAGCGGATCTTAACATTGCGATGTCGAATTCCTTCGGATTCGGAGGCCATAACGCAACCGTTATTTTGAAAAAATATAATCAGTAAGGGGACAGTGCGGTGAAGGGAGAACTGAAGCAATTACAAAATCAACTTCAAATCCAATTTCACGATTCTGTACTTCTGAAGCAAGCCTTTACCCATGCATCTTATGTGAATGAACACCGGTTCAATCAGCACCAGGACAACGAACGTCTGGAATTTCTGGGTGATGCGGTCCTGGAGCTTACGGTGTCTGAGTATCTGTACAATTTACTGCCGGACAGGCCTGAAGGGGAGCTGACCAAGCTTCGTGCCGCGATTGTTTGCGAGCCGTCTCTGGTCCGCTTCGCGGAGAGCCTGGGCTTCGGCCGTTATGTGCTGCTCGGTAAAGGGGAAGAGCTAACGGGTGGTCGTACCCGTCCCGCTCTGCTTGCCGATGTGTTTGAATCCTTCGTGGGAGCGCTTTACCTCGACCAGGGGCTGGAGCCGGTTCGCAGGTTCCTGGATGATCATGTCTTTCCGCTTGTGGAGACAGACGGCAAGCTGCAGATGCAGATGAGTGACTTCAAGACAGAGCTGCAGGAATTGATTCAGCATCACAATATGGGTACGCTGGAGTACCGGATCATTGAAGAGCGGGGACCGGCCCATGAGCGGGAATTCGTGTCTGAGGTCTACATGGCGAGCCGTTCGCTCGGCAAGGGAAGCGGGCGCTCCAAGAAGGAAGCGGAGCAGCAGGCTGCGGCAGCTGCACTCCTGCGTCTGAAGGAAGAAGGCGCCTGACAAGTCCGGGAGGCAGCAGGAACCGGATAAGCAATCGGAGTAGAGCAGCAAAGGTCTGAATACCGGCGTTTTGGCGGAACTCAGACCGTTGCTGCTCTTTTTCGAAAGATAAGATGATATAATGAGTTAGAGGTGATAGGCGGGTTATGTTTCTCAAACGGATTGAATTAGCAGGTTTTAAATCGTTTGCCGACAAGACGGAGATGGAATTTGTGCGCGGCATTACGGCTGTAGTAGGGCCCAATGGCAGCGGCAAAAGCAATATCTCTGACGGCATCCGCTGGGTGCTCGGCGAGCAAAGCGCCAAATCGCTGCGCGGCGGCAAGATGGAGGATATTATCTTCGCCGGAAGCGACGCCCGCAAGGCAGTGAACTATGGCGAAGTCTCGCTGACGCTCGACAATGAGGACCACACGCTGCCGCTGGATTTCAGCGAGGTTACGGTGACACGCCGTGTGCACCGCAGCGGGGAAAGTGAATATTTGATCAACAAGCAATCCTGCCGCCTGAAGGATATTACGGAGCTGTTTATGGACACCGGCATCGGGCGTGAGGCCTATTCCATTATTGGACAAGGCCGGATTGAAGAGATTCTCAGCACACGCTCCGAGGACCGGCGGGGTATCTTTGAAGAGGCGTCAGGGATTGTTAAATATAAGTCGCGCAAAAAGGAAGCCGGACGCAAACTGGATGACACCGAGCAGAACCTGCTCCGCATCCATGACCTGATCAGTGAGCTGGAGGACCAGATCGGACCGCTTAAGGATCAGTCCGAGAAGGCCATCCGCTTCAAAGAGCTGCGCGAGCAGCTGAAGCAGCAGGAGATTTCGGTCTATGTGCATCAGATTGAAGGTATTCATACAGCCTGGCAGGAAGGCAATTCGCGCCTCCTGGTGCTGAAGGATGAACAGCTGGAGCTGTCCACCGTGGTTTCGGCCCATGATGCCAAGCTGGAGAGCGGACGTTCTGCGCTGCGCGTGCTGGAAGAGCAGAT
This window encodes:
- the rnc gene encoding ribonuclease III; amino-acid sequence: MKGELKQLQNQLQIQFHDSVLLKQAFTHASYVNEHRFNQHQDNERLEFLGDAVLELTVSEYLYNLLPDRPEGELTKLRAAIVCEPSLVRFAESLGFGRYVLLGKGEELTGGRTRPALLADVFESFVGALYLDQGLEPVRRFLDDHVFPLVETDGKLQMQMSDFKTELQELIQHHNMGTLEYRIIEERGPAHEREFVSEVYMASRSLGKGSGRSKKEAEQQAAAAALLRLKEEGA
- the fabF gene encoding beta-ketoacyl-ACP synthase II → MSHRVVVTGMGVVTSLGKDLETFWESLMSGKSGVSRVETFDVSEYTTQIAASVKDFDPEALFGRKEARKMDRFVQFAVAAGQDALKDSGLVIGEDIDAERIGVSVGSGIGGLGTWEDQHNLLLEKGPKRVSPFFIPMMIANMGSGQLSINLGAKGPNTTNVTACATGSHSIGESYRFIQRGDADAMICGGSEATIRPTGMAGFCAMRAMSTRNDEPEKASRPFDTDRDGFVMGEGAGILVLESLEHAQKRGARIYAEIIGYGLSGDAHHMTEPDPDGAARCMKMAIRDAGIQPEEIDYINAHGTSTPVGDRSETLAVKKALGDHAYKVAISSTKSMTGHLLGAAGGVEAIICGLSLQKGIITPTINLENQDPECDLDYVPNVPREADLNIAMSNSFGFGGHNATVILKKYNQ
- a CDS encoding acyl carrier protein, with the protein product MSDVLERVKRIVIDRLGADEAEVTLEASFKDDLGADSLDVVELVMELEDEFDMEISDEDAETITTVGEVVKYIQSHT
- the fabG gene encoding 3-oxoacyl-[acyl-carrier-protein] reductase; this encodes MFSALKGQTALVTGGSRGIGRSIALALAEHGVKVAVNYAGNEAAALDTVARIVELGSEGIALKGDVGNLEQADSLVKEVISTWGRIDILVNNAGITRDNLIMRMKEEEFDQVIETNLKGVFNCLKAATRPMMKQRYGRIINISSIIGVTGNPGQVNYSAAKAGVIGMTKAAARELSSRGITVNCIAPGFIETEMTHQLSDEVRQEHEKGIPLARLGRPEDIAMTAVFLASEGAAYMTGQTLHVDGGMYM